In Amycolatopsis sp. EV170708-02-1, the following are encoded in one genomic region:
- a CDS encoding ABC transporter substrate-binding protein produces MKARIHAAVWALLLVASGCSAGSSATVAKDPGTLAIGYTAEPANFDFTRTDGAAIPQALLYNVYEGLVKLDANAKIVPLLAESWTISEDRKTYDFKLRKNAKFSNGAPFTAEDVKFSLMRVKTDWTVSIKSTMDVVDRVDVVAPDHARVVLTKPSNGWLFSLTSRLGAMFSPTGVADLANKPVGTGPYTVSSRRRGDSIVLKENPAYWGRKPAYSTVVLKYIKDPTALNNALLSNGIDVISAITVPDSIPQFQSDDRFTVVEGTTNSEVTLAFNNARPPLNDVRVRKALSYAIDRKALLDTAWAGRGTLIGSMVPPTDPWYEDLSNAYPFDPAKAKALLAEAGQPHPTLRLRIPNLPYAVSAAQVVSSQLADVGVTVTIEPLDFPAVWLKQVFTDRDYDLSIIQHVEARDIVTFGRPKYYWGYDGKPVQQNLAKADSGTPQEQIDAMRQVARRLSEDAAADWLFLFPNVIVAKSKVTGFVRNQVSESFDLTGLAPR; encoded by the coding sequence ATGAAAGCCCGGATTCACGCGGCAGTGTGGGCGTTGCTGCTGGTGGCGTCCGGCTGCTCCGCCGGTTCGAGTGCCACGGTCGCCAAGGATCCCGGCACGCTCGCCATCGGCTACACCGCCGAACCCGCGAACTTCGACTTCACCCGCACGGACGGCGCCGCCATCCCGCAGGCCTTGCTCTACAACGTCTACGAGGGCCTGGTGAAGCTCGACGCGAACGCGAAGATCGTGCCGCTGCTGGCCGAATCGTGGACGATCTCGGAAGACCGCAAAACCTACGACTTCAAGCTCCGGAAGAACGCGAAGTTCAGCAACGGGGCGCCGTTCACCGCCGAGGATGTCAAGTTCTCGCTGATGCGCGTGAAGACGGACTGGACCGTGTCGATCAAGTCCACAATGGACGTCGTCGACCGGGTCGACGTGGTGGCGCCGGATCACGCGCGGGTCGTGCTCACGAAACCCAGCAACGGCTGGCTGTTCAGCCTCACCAGCCGCCTCGGCGCGATGTTCAGCCCGACCGGGGTCGCGGATCTGGCGAACAAACCGGTCGGCACGGGGCCGTACACGGTGTCCTCGCGGCGTCGTGGCGACTCCATCGTGCTCAAGGAGAATCCCGCGTACTGGGGTCGGAAACCGGCCTATTCGACCGTGGTCCTCAAGTACATCAAGGATCCGACGGCGCTCAACAACGCCTTGCTCAGCAACGGGATCGACGTCATCTCCGCGATCACCGTGCCGGATTCGATCCCGCAGTTCCAGAGCGACGACCGGTTCACCGTCGTCGAAGGCACGACCAACAGCGAGGTCACACTCGCGTTCAACAACGCGCGCCCGCCGCTGAACGACGTCCGGGTGAGAAAAGCGCTGTCGTACGCCATCGACCGGAAAGCGCTGCTGGACACGGCATGGGCCGGCCGCGGCACGCTCATCGGCAGCATGGTCCCGCCGACGGATCCCTGGTACGAGGACCTGTCGAACGCGTACCCGTTCGATCCCGCGAAGGCGAAAGCGCTGCTCGCCGAAGCGGGACAGCCCCATCCGACGCTGCGCCTCCGGATCCCGAACCTGCCGTACGCGGTGTCGGCCGCGCAGGTGGTGTCCTCGCAACTGGCGGACGTCGGGGTCACGGTGACGATCGAGCCGCTGGACTTCCCGGCGGTGTGGCTCAAGCAGGTCTTCACCGACCGCGACTACGACCTGTCGATCATCCAGCACGTCGAGGCGCGCGACATCGTGACGTTCGGCAGGCCGAAGTACTACTGGGGTTACGACGGCAAGCCCGTCCAGCAGAACCTGGCGAAGGCCGACTCCGGAACGCCCCAGGAGCAGATCGACGCGATGCGCCAGGTCGCGCGGCGGCTGTCCGAAGACGCCGCCGCGGACTGGCTTTTCCTGTTCCCCAACGTGATCGTGGCGAAGAGCAAGGTGACCGGGTTCGTCCGCAACCAGGTCAGCGAGTCCTTCGATCTCACGGGATTGGCGCCGCGATGA
- a CDS encoding FadR/GntR family transcriptional regulator, translating into MEFEPVAPVRAYQRVVEQIEEAVFSGRIKPGDRLPSERELMVQFDVGRSTVREALRVLQAAEMIRSRPGDPRGPEVLAASPAALHRSMHRLARADHLGLSELLQFRMVLDGSAHLLAAQLRTDDHLAELDAALEAMRAGVSKGFAEFSHADVAFHEAIARATGNPLLVISGEVVRGVVLELIEDKLEHADDRTALMRNWLTHHEEVLGAIRDSDGERASRLAKQALYDNYAEYVPEEQRRLLLPLLA; encoded by the coding sequence ATGGAATTCGAGCCGGTCGCCCCTGTCCGCGCGTACCAGCGTGTCGTCGAACAGATCGAGGAAGCCGTGTTCAGCGGCCGGATCAAACCGGGCGACCGGCTGCCGAGCGAACGCGAGCTGATGGTCCAGTTCGACGTCGGCCGCTCGACCGTGCGCGAGGCGCTGCGCGTGCTGCAAGCGGCGGAGATGATCCGCTCACGGCCCGGAGATCCGCGCGGACCCGAGGTGCTGGCCGCCTCCCCCGCCGCGTTGCACCGGTCGATGCACCGGCTCGCGCGGGCCGACCATCTCGGGTTGTCCGAACTCCTGCAGTTCCGCATGGTGCTCGACGGTTCCGCACATCTGCTCGCCGCGCAGCTCAGGACGGACGACCATCTCGCCGAGCTGGACGCCGCGCTGGAGGCGATGCGCGCCGGCGTCTCGAAGGGATTCGCGGAGTTCTCCCACGCGGACGTCGCGTTCCACGAGGCGATCGCCCGTGCGACGGGGAATCCGCTGCTGGTGATCAGCGGCGAGGTCGTCCGCGGCGTCGTACTGGAACTCATCGAGGACAAACTGGAGCACGCCGACGACCGGACGGCGCTGATGCGCAACTGGCTGACGCATCACGAAGAGGTGCTCGGCGCGATCCGGGACTCCGACGGCGAACGCGCTTCGCGGCTGGCGAAGCAGGCGCTCTACGACAACTACGCCGAGTACGTCCCTGAAGAGCAACGACGTCTCTTACTGCCGCTGCTCGCTTGA
- a CDS encoding patatin-like phospholipase family protein, translated as MGDINQPSTTRQGVGLALSGGGYRAMLFHTGALWRLNELGWLSKISTFSSVSGGSIAAGVLAHAWADLSFENGVAVNFSDKVVAPIRNLARKRLDIPVTLLAMAVPWRSAGEELARVYAKHLFGDCCLKDIDPDGPQFVFTATNLQDGALWWFFRQNGPHGNIPLATAVAASSAFPPMLSPVVIQDPHSDERKRKIVLSDAGVYDNLGLDPVEGHATVLVSDAGKRMKVTPKVSRDWGRQLLRVLDVIDNQVRELRRGALLKSYVEKDFTGAYWGSYVDLANFQLEDSLDAPAELTHGLAETPTRLTKLPEVLQERLINWGYAACDAGMRKWVDTEAAAPGGFPFPGAGVG; from the coding sequence GTGGGGGATATCAACCAACCTTCGACCACCCGGCAAGGCGTCGGTCTCGCGCTGTCCGGCGGCGGCTACCGCGCGATGTTGTTCCACACCGGGGCCCTGTGGCGGCTCAACGAACTCGGCTGGCTGTCGAAGATCTCGACGTTCTCCAGCGTTTCGGGCGGCTCGATCGCGGCCGGCGTGCTCGCGCACGCTTGGGCCGATCTGAGCTTCGAAAACGGTGTCGCGGTCAACTTCTCCGACAAGGTCGTCGCACCGATCCGGAACCTGGCCCGTAAACGGCTCGACATCCCGGTCACCTTGCTCGCCATGGCCGTTCCGTGGCGGAGCGCCGGCGAGGAACTCGCGCGGGTGTACGCGAAACACCTGTTCGGCGACTGCTGCCTGAAGGACATCGACCCCGACGGCCCGCAGTTCGTCTTCACCGCGACGAACCTGCAGGACGGCGCGCTGTGGTGGTTCTTCCGGCAGAACGGCCCGCACGGGAACATCCCGCTCGCGACCGCGGTGGCCGCGTCTTCGGCGTTCCCGCCGATGCTTTCGCCCGTGGTGATCCAGGATCCGCATTCCGACGAGCGGAAACGCAAGATCGTGCTGAGCGACGCCGGCGTCTACGACAACCTCGGCCTGGACCCGGTCGAAGGGCACGCGACGGTGCTGGTGAGCGACGCGGGCAAGCGGATGAAGGTCACGCCGAAGGTCAGCCGCGACTGGGGACGGCAGCTGCTGCGCGTGCTCGACGTGATCGACAACCAGGTGCGCGAACTGCGGCGGGGCGCGCTGCTGAAGTCCTATGTGGAGAAGGATTTCACGGGCGCCTACTGGGGGTCTTACGTCGATCTCGCGAACTTCCAGCTCGAAGATTCGCTGGACGCGCCCGCCGAGCTCACGCACGGGCTGGCGGAAACCCCGACGCGGCTGACGAAACTGCCGGAAGTGCTGCAGGAGCGGTTGATCAACTGGGGTTACGCGGCCTGTGACGCGGGGATGCGGAAGTGGGTCGACACCGAAGCGGCGGCTCCGGGCGGGTTCCCGTTCCCGGGTGCCGGGGTGGGCTGA
- a CDS encoding class F sortase: protein MKLLTQGGRVVAAALVLSLALTGCGTDEPAPPAAAAPSESAPPVVKPYNGTRPTNVKIPKIGAESSLVTVAVGKDGKMSVPSAKNPMQAAWYRLSPVPGDVGPSILLGHVDGNKQPGIFYKLKDVDPGDEVLVERSDGKNLKFVVEKKDQVPKDQFPEEAVYGNTDKPQLRLITCGGVFDQEEHSYKDNIIVYANLVG from the coding sequence ATGAAGCTCCTGACGCAGGGCGGCCGCGTGGTCGCGGCCGCCCTTGTGCTTTCCCTCGCGCTGACGGGATGCGGCACCGACGAACCTGCCCCGCCCGCCGCCGCGGCGCCGTCGGAATCGGCTCCGCCGGTCGTGAAGCCGTACAACGGGACCCGTCCGACGAACGTGAAGATCCCCAAGATCGGCGCGGAATCGAGTCTGGTCACGGTCGCGGTCGGCAAGGACGGCAAGATGTCCGTCCCGTCGGCGAAGAACCCGATGCAGGCCGCGTGGTACCGGCTTTCGCCGGTGCCGGGCGACGTCGGCCCGTCGATCCTGCTCGGCCACGTCGACGGCAACAAGCAGCCGGGCATCTTCTACAAGCTCAAGGACGTCGACCCGGGCGACGAGGTGCTCGTCGAGCGCAGCGACGGCAAGAACCTGAAGTTCGTGGTCGAGAAGAAGGACCAGGTGCCCAAGGACCAGTTCCCCGAGGAAGCGGTCTACGGCAACACGGACAAGCCACAGCTGCGGTTGATCACCTGTGGCGGTGTCTTCGACCAGGAAGAGCACAGCTACAAGGACAACATCATCGTTTACGCGAATCTGGTCGGGTGA
- a CDS encoding penicillin acylase family protein, with the protein MRRGIRVLTTLAGLTLVAGTVPALQANAVEAPQNSVVAAALDDYCGGQCGDILPPGTKGNATLAEILAHKAFGTRPAHSADQLGKYASLADGYKTLTTDKINQFFNDASFGVPSGQVESTIKPRSDVTITRDKATGVPRIVGTTRPGTMYGAGYAAAQDRLWLMDIMRRVGRGQLTSYAGGAQGNRELEQSFFASAPYTEQELQKQIDNAAASGPRGAQGKADAEAYVQGVNKYISDAHSGRYFPGEYVLTGHVDAITNAGTIEPFKLTDLVVLAAVVGAQFGAGGGGEVQNAIAKMAMQEKYGLEQGDKVWKSLRSEDDPETVKTLHNGQTFDYGRAPSNPQGAAMPDKGSVTGQQLVFDPTGSAGTATPAKVDVPAPEDQKAVRGIFDDGVLPGNLLSEKHGMSNALVVSGAKTASGHPVAVFGPQAGYFAPQLLMLQELQGPGISARGASFAGISMYVLLGRGKDYSWSATSASQDIIDTYAVELCEQNGSAPTKNSNFYRFRGQCLPFEIVERKNAWKPTVADGTAEGSYTLRSFRTKYGPVTSRALVGGKPVAYASLRSTFQHEIDTIIGFQKFNDPDAIKSAQDFQAAAADVNQTYNWFYADSRDVAYFNSGSNPVRNPNVDPAMPVKADAGFDWQGWNPDGNLANYTPSSQHPQSINQDYYISWNNAQAKGYAASGADKSSVHRGDLIDARVKKMVSSGTKVTRVNLTQAMEEAALADLRAEKVLPELFKVIDKAPVTGPAADAVAKLKTWLAAGGLRSETSPGSKAYANADAIRIMDAWWPLLVNAQFKPGMGDAAYGAMVGVLKINESPSGWQNEVPGKHVGQGHAGSSYQSGWWGYVHKDIRSVLGQNVAGPLAVKYCGGGDVNTCRQVLLDSLTQAAAQPANTVYPGDGDCAAGDQWCADTIIHRALGGITQDKISTQNRPTFQQVVEFPAKRGDNIANLATGRSVSASSHETGWYNSPPSNAIDVNLSTRWASDWSDNQSITVDLGSVQRVSRVVLQWESAYGKAYKVQVSSDGTNWRDAASIVDGNGGTDNVAFEAVDGRHVRMAGVQRGTKYGYSLYEFEVYAH; encoded by the coding sequence ATGCGACGAGGCATACGGGTCTTGACGACGCTGGCGGGGTTGACGCTGGTGGCGGGCACCGTTCCGGCTTTGCAGGCGAACGCCGTGGAGGCGCCACAGAACTCGGTGGTGGCGGCCGCGCTCGACGATTACTGCGGCGGCCAGTGCGGTGACATCCTCCCGCCCGGCACCAAGGGGAACGCCACGCTCGCCGAGATCCTGGCGCACAAGGCGTTCGGCACCCGGCCCGCGCATTCGGCCGATCAGCTCGGCAAGTACGCCTCGCTCGCCGACGGCTACAAGACACTGACCACCGACAAGATCAACCAGTTCTTCAACGACGCCTCGTTCGGCGTGCCGTCCGGGCAGGTCGAGAGCACGATCAAACCGCGTTCGGACGTGACGATCACCCGCGACAAGGCGACCGGTGTGCCCCGGATCGTCGGCACGACGCGGCCGGGCACGATGTACGGCGCCGGATACGCCGCCGCGCAGGACCGCCTGTGGCTGATGGACATCATGCGCCGCGTCGGCCGCGGCCAGCTGACCTCGTACGCCGGCGGCGCGCAGGGCAACCGCGAACTCGAGCAGAGCTTCTTCGCCTCGGCGCCGTACACCGAACAGGAACTGCAGAAGCAGATCGACAACGCCGCGGCCAGTGGCCCGCGCGGCGCGCAGGGCAAGGCCGACGCCGAGGCCTACGTCCAGGGTGTCAACAAGTACATCTCCGACGCGCACAGCGGCCGCTACTTCCCCGGTGAGTACGTGCTCACCGGGCACGTCGACGCGATCACGAACGCCGGGACCATCGAGCCGTTCAAACTCACCGACCTCGTCGTCCTCGCGGCCGTCGTCGGGGCGCAGTTCGGCGCCGGCGGTGGCGGCGAGGTGCAGAACGCCATCGCGAAGATGGCGATGCAGGAGAAGTACGGCCTCGAACAAGGCGACAAGGTCTGGAAGAGCCTGCGGTCCGAGGACGATCCCGAGACCGTCAAGACCCTCCACAATGGACAGACGTTCGACTACGGCAGGGCGCCGTCGAACCCGCAGGGCGCGGCGATGCCCGACAAGGGTTCGGTCACCGGGCAGCAGCTGGTCTTCGACCCGACCGGTTCCGCCGGGACGGCGACGCCCGCCAAGGTGGACGTTCCCGCGCCCGAGGACCAGAAGGCCGTCCGCGGCATCTTCGACGACGGTGTCCTGCCGGGGAACCTGCTGTCGGAAAAGCACGGCATGTCCAACGCGCTGGTCGTCTCCGGTGCCAAGACCGCGAGCGGTCACCCCGTCGCCGTCTTCGGCCCGCAGGCCGGCTACTTCGCGCCGCAACTGCTGATGCTGCAAGAACTCCAGGGTCCCGGCATCAGTGCGCGCGGCGCCTCGTTCGCGGGCATCAGCATGTACGTGCTGCTCGGCCGCGGCAAGGACTATTCGTGGAGCGCGACCTCGGCGTCGCAGGACATCATCGACACCTACGCCGTCGAACTGTGCGAGCAGAACGGCTCCGCGCCGACGAAGAACTCCAACTTCTACCGGTTCCGCGGCCAGTGCCTGCCGTTCGAGATCGTCGAACGCAAGAACGCGTGGAAGCCCACGGTCGCCGACGGGACGGCCGAAGGTTCGTACACGCTGCGCAGCTTCCGCACCAAGTACGGGCCGGTGACGAGCCGGGCGCTGGTCGGCGGCAAACCGGTGGCGTACGCGTCGCTGCGGTCGACGTTCCAGCACGAGATCGACACGATCATCGGCTTCCAGAAGTTCAACGACCCGGACGCGATCAAGTCCGCGCAGGACTTCCAGGCCGCGGCGGCCGACGTCAACCAGACCTACAACTGGTTCTACGCCGACTCGCGTGACGTCGCCTACTTCAACTCCGGCTCGAATCCCGTCCGCAATCCGAACGTCGACCCGGCCATGCCGGTGAAGGCCGACGCCGGATTCGACTGGCAGGGCTGGAATCCCGACGGCAACCTCGCGAACTACACGCCGTCTTCGCAGCATCCGCAGTCGATCAACCAGGACTACTACATCAGTTGGAACAACGCGCAGGCCAAGGGTTACGCGGCCAGCGGCGCGGACAAGAGTTCCGTGCACCGCGGCGATCTGATCGACGCGCGGGTCAAGAAGATGGTCTCCAGCGGCACCAAGGTGACGCGGGTGAACCTCACGCAGGCCATGGAGGAGGCGGCGCTGGCCGACCTTCGCGCCGAGAAGGTGCTGCCGGAACTGTTCAAGGTGATCGACAAGGCGCCGGTGACCGGACCTGCCGCGGACGCGGTGGCGAAGCTCAAGACCTGGCTCGCCGCGGGCGGTCTGCGCTCGGAGACCTCGCCGGGCAGCAAGGCCTACGCCAACGCCGACGCGATCCGCATCATGGACGCCTGGTGGCCGCTGCTGGTCAACGCGCAGTTCAAACCCGGAATGGGTGACGCCGCCTACGGTGCCATGGTCGGGGTGCTGAAGATCAACGAATCACCTTCCGGCTGGCAGAACGAGGTTCCCGGCAAGCACGTCGGCCAGGGGCACGCCGGTTCGTCGTACCAGTCGGGCTGGTGGGGCTATGTGCACAAGGACATCCGTTCGGTCCTCGGACAGAACGTGGCAGGCCCGCTCGCCGTGAAGTACTGCGGTGGCGGCGACGTCAACACCTGCCGTCAGGTGCTGCTCGACTCGCTGACCCAGGCGGCCGCGCAGCCCGCGAACACCGTCTATCCCGGTGACGGCGACTGCGCCGCGGGCGACCAGTGGTGCGCCGACACGATCATCCACCGCGCCCTCGGCGGCATCACGCAGGACAAGATCAGCACCCAGAACCGGCCGACCTTCCAGCAGGTAGTGGAGTTCCCGGCGAAACGCGGCGACAACATCGCCAACCTCGCCACAGGCCGATCGGTGAGCGCGAGCAGCCACGAGACCGGCTGGTACAACTCGCCGCCGTCCAACGCGATCGACGTGAACCTGTCGACGCGCTGGGCCAGCGACTGGAGTGACAACCAGTCGATCACCGTGGACCTCGGCTCGGTGCAGCGCGTGTCCAGGGTGGTCCTGCAGTGGGAATCGGCGTACGGGAAGGCGTACAAGGTGCAGGTCTCGTCCGATGGGACGAACTGGCGGGACGCGGCGTCCATAGTGGACGGAAACGGCGGAACGGACAACGTCGCCTTCGAGGCGGTGGACGGCCGTCATGTCCGGATGGCGGGTGTCCAGCGCGGGACGAAGTACGGCTACTCCCTCTACGAATTCGAGGTGTACGCCCACTAG
- a CDS encoding FKBP-type peptidyl-prolyl cis-trans isomerase — translation MSLEKPQIDRPEGPAPSDLEKSDITVGEGQEAKAGDTVSVHYVGVSHSTGDQFDASWDRGEPLRFGLGAGQVIPGWDQGVAGMKVGGRRKLVIPPHLAYGERGAGGVIKPNETLIFVVDLIGVN, via the coding sequence ATGTCTTTGGAGAAGCCCCAGATCGACCGCCCGGAGGGCCCCGCACCGTCCGACCTGGAGAAGTCCGACATCACCGTCGGCGAGGGCCAGGAGGCGAAGGCCGGCGACACCGTCTCGGTGCACTACGTCGGTGTCTCGCACTCGACCGGCGACCAGTTCGACGCCTCGTGGGACCGCGGCGAACCGCTGCGCTTCGGCCTCGGCGCCGGTCAGGTCATCCCCGGCTGGGACCAGGGCGTGGCCGGGATGAAGGTCGGCGGCCGCCGCAAGCTGGTCATCCCGCCGCATCTGGCCTACGGCGAACGTGGCGCCGGCGGCGTCATCAAGCCGAACGAGACCTTGATCTTCGTCGTCGACCTCATCGGCGTGAACTGA
- a CDS encoding SRPBCC family protein → MSVDVRTEIVIDAPRDEVAAYAADPSKAPSWYANIKSVEWETPPPLAVGSKIAFVAEFLGRRLAYTYEVTDFVPGERLTMRTAQGPFPMETTYTWTTEGSRTRMTLRNRGTPAGFTKLAAPLLAAKMRKANTTDLHTLKTHLDQH, encoded by the coding sequence ATGAGCGTCGACGTGCGCACCGAGATCGTCATCGACGCGCCTCGTGACGAGGTCGCGGCCTACGCGGCCGATCCGTCGAAGGCGCCGAGCTGGTACGCGAACATCAAGTCGGTGGAGTGGGAAACGCCACCACCGCTGGCCGTGGGCTCGAAGATCGCCTTCGTGGCCGAGTTCCTCGGCCGCCGCCTCGCCTACACCTACGAGGTCACCGACTTCGTACCCGGCGAACGCCTGACCATGCGGACGGCCCAAGGCCCGTTCCCCATGGAAACGACCTACACGTGGACGACCGAGGGCTCCAGAACCCGCATGACCCTCCGCAACCGAGGCACCCCCGCCGGCTTCACCAAACTCGCCGCACCCCTCCTGGCCGCCAAAATGCGCAAGGCCAACACCACCGACCTACACACCCTAAAAACCCACCTGGACCAGCACTAA
- a CDS encoding DUF3662 and FHA domain-containing protein: MGRVERFDRRLENLVGNTFARMFGGNVVTQEVAVALERESEENVRELAGGRQLAPNHYIVSLGQADHERMAGDERRVTSVLAEAVKEHLAEHGWDTYGDVVVSLERNEALHTGQFKTRSSVDPDVKPHGAEGSSRSARPSNAGDPAMSQPPGYGQYDQGDPYGQQGQYGYGQQAGQQQPGYDQGYGGQQQGGYDQGYGGGAQQPGYDQYGGQQQGGYDQGYGGAQQPGYDQYGGQQQGGYDQGYGGGAQQPGYDQYGGQQQGGYDQGYGGGAQQPGYDQYGGQQQGGYDQYGGGQQQYGQPAADPYAQGGGYGGQPAAGRALTASLQLDDGSNRSYSLKQGGNVVGRGQDADFRLPDTGVSRRHLEITWDGQSATLADIGSTNGTTVNGTPVQTWQLADGDVIRVGHSSLVFRTQG, encoded by the coding sequence GTGGGCCGCGTCGAACGGTTTGACAGACGGCTCGAGAACCTCGTGGGCAATACCTTCGCGCGCATGTTCGGTGGCAACGTCGTCACGCAGGAAGTGGCGGTGGCGCTTGAGCGCGAGAGCGAGGAGAACGTTCGTGAGCTGGCCGGTGGTCGACAGCTCGCTCCCAATCACTACATCGTGTCGTTGGGGCAGGCTGATCACGAACGTATGGCCGGAGACGAGCGTCGGGTCACCTCGGTGCTGGCGGAGGCGGTCAAGGAACACCTCGCCGAGCACGGATGGGACACCTATGGTGACGTCGTAGTTTCGCTCGAGCGCAACGAGGCGCTGCATACTGGACAGTTCAAGACCCGTTCGTCCGTCGATCCCGACGTCAAGCCCCACGGCGCCGAAGGTTCGTCACGGTCGGCACGACCCAGCAACGCAGGAGACCCAGCAATGAGCCAGCCCCCCGGCTACGGCCAATACGACCAGGGTGACCCGTACGGCCAGCAGGGCCAGTACGGCTACGGACAGCAGGCTGGCCAGCAGCAGCCCGGGTACGACCAGGGTTATGGCGGCCAGCAGCAGGGCGGCTACGACCAGGGTTACGGCGGCGGCGCACAGCAGCCCGGTTACGACCAGTACGGCGGCCAGCAGCAAGGCGGCTACGACCAGGGCTATGGCGGCGCGCAGCAGCCTGGATACGACCAGTACGGCGGCCAGCAGCAGGGCGGCTACGACCAGGGTTACGGCGGCGGCGCACAGCAGCCCGGCTATGACCAGTACGGCGGCCAGCAGCAAGGCGGCTACGACCAAGGTTATGGCGGCGGCGCACAGCAGCCGGGTTACGACCAGTACGGCGGCCAGCAGCAGGGCGGCTACGACCAGTACGGCGGCGGCCAGCAGCAGTACGGCCAGCCCGCCGCGGATCCGTACGCGCAGGGTGGCGGCTACGGCGGCCAGCCGGCGGCGGGCCGTGCGCTCACCGCGAGCCTCCAGCTGGACGACGGCTCGAACCGCTCGTACTCGCTCAAGCAGGGCGGGAACGTCGTGGGCCGCGGCCAGGACGCCGACTTCCGGCTCCCGGACACCGGTGTCTCCCGCCGTCACCTGGAGATCACCTGGGACGGCCAGAGCGCGACGCTCGCGGACATCGGTTCGACGAACGGCACCACCGTCAACGGCACCCCGGTGCAGACGTGGCAGCTGGCCGACGGCGATGTGATCCGCGTGGGCCACTCGTCTCTCGTGTTCCGTACGCAGGGCTGA
- a CDS encoding FHA domain-containing protein has product MPELVVQLTRVGFLVLLWLFVFAALRVVRSDLYAASGLRVAVPTFGRKKKENKKPRGGKSPQQLLVTHGALAGTRIALDGRPILIGRADDSTLVLDDDYASTRHARIALRGEDWYVEDLGSTNGTYLDRAKVTAPLRVPLGVPIRIGKTVIELRP; this is encoded by the coding sequence GTGCCAGAGCTGGTCGTTCAACTCACCAGGGTGGGCTTTCTCGTGCTGCTCTGGCTCTTCGTGTTCGCCGCGTTACGTGTCGTCCGTTCGGATCTGTACGCGGCCTCCGGGCTGCGAGTGGCCGTCCCGACGTTCGGCCGCAAGAAGAAGGAAAACAAGAAGCCGCGCGGCGGGAAGTCGCCGCAGCAGCTGCTCGTGACCCATGGTGCGCTGGCGGGAACCAGGATCGCCTTGGACGGCAGGCCGATCCTGATCGGCCGCGCCGACGACTCGACTCTGGTGCTGGACGACGACTACGCGTCGACCCGGCACGCCCGGATCGCCCTGCGCGGGGAGGATTGGTACGTGGAAGATCTGGGTTCGACGAACGGGACGTACCTCGACCGGGCTAAGGTCACGGCACCCCTCCGGGTCCCGCTCGGAGTCCCCATCCGGATCGGCAAAACGGTGATCGAGCTTCGCCCATGA